The following coding sequences are from one Musa acuminata AAA Group cultivar baxijiao chromosome BXJ2-4, Cavendish_Baxijiao_AAA, whole genome shotgun sequence window:
- the LOC103981835 gene encoding glucuronokinase 1 — protein sequence MAAQGFVSTIEHKAYARIGLLGNPSDVYYGRTISLSIGNFCANVRLEPSADLVIRPHLTHDLVSFSSIHHLVCRLQSEGYYGGMRLLMAICKVFYNYCSDNKIELKGGNFTLSYETNIPRQTGLSGSSAIVCAALNCLLDFFKVRHLVKVDIRPELILSAEKELGIVAGLQDRVVQVYGGLVYMDFNKEHMDKLGHGLYVPMDIGLLPPLHVIYAENPSDSGKVHSTVRQKWLDGDKFIRSSMEEVGELALEGREVLLQKNFKELAMLMNRNFDLRRQMFGDDVLGSLNIKMVEVARSVGAACKFTGSGGAVVAFCPEGPAQIKNLEAACTKAGLKMQQVVVVPSVLQDEDLKNWSQ from the exons ATGGCGGCCCAGGGTTTCGTCTCAACCATCGAGCACAAGGCGTACGCCCGCATCGGACTCCTGGGGAACCCTAGCGATGTCTACTACGGTCGCACTATCTCCCTCTCGATCGGCAATTTCTGCGCCAACGTCCGCCTCGAGCCGTCCGCCGACCTCGTCATCCGCCCGCACCTCACTCATGATCTCGTTTCCTTTTCCTCGATCCACCATCTT GTATGTCGTTTACAAAGTGAAGGTTACTATGGAGGGATGAGATTGCTGATGGCTATCTGTAAGGTTTTCTACAACTATTGCTCTGACAATAAAATTGAGCTAAAAGGAGGAAACTTCACTCTGTCTTATGAAACAAACATCCCTCGTCAG ACTGGGCTTTCTGGTTCAAGTGCAATAGTTTGTGCTGCCCTTAACTGCCTCCTTGACTTCTTCAAAGTTAGACATCTTGTAAAAGTTGACATCAGACCTGAGTTGATTCTTAGTGCGGAAAAGGAACTTGGAATAGTTGCTGGTCTTCAAGATCGGGTTGTGCAGGTCTATGGAGGCCTTGTCTACATG GACTTCAACAAGGAACATATGGATAAACTGGGACATGGTTTGTATGTTCCCATGGATAttggtcttcttcctcctctccatgTAATATATGCTGAGAATCCAAGTGACTCTGGGAAG GTGCATAGCACTGTTCGCCAAAAGTGGCTAGATGGTGACAAGTTCATAAGATCTTCAatggaagaagtaggagagctagCCCTAGAGGGTCGTGAAGTTTTACTCCAAAAGAATTTCAAAGAACTTGCAATGTTGATGAATCGCAACTTTGATCTTCGAAG GCAAATGTTCGGAGACGATGTTCTAGGTTCTCTCAACATCAAGATGGTTGAGGTAGCTCGGAGTGTCGGGGCTGCATGTAAATTTACAGGTAGTGGAGGAGCCGTGGTGGCTTTCTGCCCTGAAGGACCTGCTCAAATAAAAAATCTGGAGGCGGCTTGCACGAAGGCTGGGCTTAAGATGCAACAGGTTGTAGTTgtaccttctgttcttcaagatgAAGATTTGAAAAACTGGTCCCAGTGA
- the LOC135610160 gene encoding protein CANDIDATE G-PROTEIN COUPLED RECEPTOR 7-like has product MAGSLRLPFFRFHFLLLLLALIYPSKAEIKTLDISSDSRQIILFEKFGFNQRGTVSISLSGVSSSSSSAAAPTVDPSLLGFFLISDESLIQAAYYSQQNPNPSSYPDCVLMSPYVHVLFNFRDLSPPLPAGAYNHSFNVTQPDEYSLYFANCASDAAAVSMSVRTEMYNARSDGSPDYLSVGQSPVPSLYTFFAVAYAVFLGLWIYLTLFQDRLSAHRIHHLMSGLLLTKALYLVFAAEDQHYIRKTGTPHGWDVPFYLFQFLKGVLLFTVIVLIGTGWSFLKPFLQEREKKVLMIVIPLQIIANIASVVIGETGPFIKDWVTWNQVFLLIDIICCCAVLFPIIWSIRSLRETSKTDGKAARNLKKLTLFRQFYIIVIGYLYFTRIVVYALKTIASYKYRWVSVAAEETVSLLFYIFMFNMFRPAERNQYFVLDEEEEEAAELALREEEFEL; this is encoded by the coding sequence ATGGCCGGATCCCTCCGTCTTCCTTTTTTCCGGTtccacttcctcctcctcctccttgctttGATCTATCCTTCCAAGGCGGAGATCAAGACCCTAGATATTTCCAGCGACTCCCGCCAGATCATCCTCTTCGAGAAGTTCGGGTTCAACCAGCGCGGCACCGTCTCAATTTCTCTCTCGGGCGtctcctcttcctcatcctccgCGGCCGCCCCTACAGTCGACCCTTCCCTCCTTGGATTCTTCCTCATCTCCGATGAGAGCCTCATCCAGGCCGCCTACTACTCGCAGcagaaccctaaccctagctcGTACCCCGACTGTGTCCTCATGAGCCCATACGTCCACGTCCTCTTCAACTTCAGAGATCTCTCCCCTCCGCTGCCCGCCGGCGCTTATAACCACTCTTTCAATGTCACCCAGCCAGATGAGTACAGCCTCTACTTCGCAAATTGCGCCTCTGATGCCGCCGCAGTCTCCATGTCGGTCCGCACCGAGATGTACAACGCCCGCTCTGACGGCTCGCCCGACTACCTTTCCGTGGGCCAGTCCCCCGTGCCCTCTCTCTACACCTTTTTCGCGGTCGCCTATGCCGTCTTCCTCGGCCTGTGGATCTACCTCACCCTGTTCCAGGACCGGCTCTCCGCACACCGGATCCACCATCTGATGTCCGGGCTTCTGCTCACCAAGGCCCTCTACCTCGTCTTCGCCGCCGAAGACCAGCACTACATCCGGAAGACCGGCACCCCGCACGGGTGGGACGTCCCCTTCTACCTCTTCCAGTTCCTGAAAGGCGTTCTCCTGTTCACTGTTATCGTCCTCATTGGCACCGGGTGGTCCTTCCTCAAGCCCTTCCTCCAAGAGCGTGAGAAGAAGGTGCTGATGATCGTGATCCCGCTCCAGATAATAGCTAACATTGCTTCCGTCGTGATCGGCGAGACTGGGCCATTCATTAAGGACTGGGTCACATGGAATCAGGTGTTCCTCCTCATCGACATCATCTGCTGCTGCGCCGTCCTGTTTCCGATCATCTGGTCCATCAGATCTCTGCGGGAGACATCGAAGACCGATGGGAAGGCTGCGAGGAACCTCAAGAAGCTCACACTTTTCCGACAGTTTTACATCATTGTGATTGGATATCTGTACTTCACGAGGATTGTTGTGTATGCATTGAAGACGATAGCATCGTACAAGTACCGCTGGGTGAGTGTGGCAGCTGAGGAGACTGTGAGCCTTTTGTTCTATATATTCATGTTCAATATGTTTCGGCCGGCAGAGAGGAACCAGTACTTTGTGctcgatgaagaagaagaagaagctgcagaATTGGCACTTCGTGAGGAAGAGTTTGAGCTTTGA
- the LOC103981834 gene encoding WRKY transcription factor SUSIBA2 isoform X1 has product MSSPSSSFAIKPKAMKFDPTSNDRAAKAVSPADDVSESAASRLSEKLCMTTLQADSPLNILYKPTAKVVSRATAALLANLENPDAIRQKPTRNYQQPAVVVEQAKPDYVAGRRQSCSRSDLKNQQQPTGCGDRPSYDGYNWRKYGQKQVKGSESPRSYYKCTHPACPVKKKVERSLEGQIAEIVYNGEHNHPKPLPPRKLSSGSQGQAFVSEEAGREAGSNPSWGSSVSEVKVSATSVDEQNEPSLAGIPTYAGRVHFSHESFIATTYDSSDNNTDASTQIGKVGSRSRAASMASDKLDCKRRKNEDPYSGANSVTEDGAEADPITLTAMECDIPGDGFRWRKYGQKLVKGNTYPRSYYRCTSTKCNVRKYVERASDDSGYYVTTYEGKHNHEMPERKINFGASDPDTEEGFNGSSDHNFQ; this is encoded by the exons ATGAGTTCTCCTTCATCTTCTTTTGCCATCAAACCGAAGGCTATGAAATTTGATCCAACATCGAACGATCGCGCAGCTAAAGCTGTCTCGCCCGCC GATGATGTATCAGAATCAGCCGCCTCTCGTTTATCGGAAAAGTTGTGCATGACGACTCTGCAAGCGGATTCTCCGCTAAACATCCTCTACAAACCTACCGCGAAGGTTGTGTCGAGGGCCACCGCTGCACTCTTGGCGAATCTG GAAAATCCCGATGCCATTCGTCAAAAGCCAACAAGAAACTATCAACAACCAGCTGTAGTTGTGGAGCAAGCAAAACCAGATTACGTCGCCGGCCGTCGACAGAGTTGTTCACGGTCTGATCTGAAAAATCAGCAGCAGCCAACGGGCTGCGGAGATCGACCTTCGTACGATGGATACAATTGGCGAAAGTACGGGCAAAAGCAAGTAAAAGGAAGCGAATCCCCGAGAAGTTACTACAAATGCACGCACCCTGCGTGCCCTGTGAAGAAGAAAgtggagagatcgttggaagggcAGATAGCCGAGATTGTCTACAACGGGGAACACAACCACCCCAAGCCTCTGCCTCCCAGGAAACTCTCCTCGGGCTCGCAAGGCCAGGCCTTCGTCTCCGAGGAGGCCGGACGAGAGGCTGGCAGTAATCCATCGTGGGGTAGTTCCGTGTCAGAGGTGAAGGTCTCTGCTACGAGCGTGGATGAGCAAAACGAACCCAGCTTGGCTGGGATTCCCACCTATGCCGGGCGGGTGCACTTCTCCCACGAGTCTTTTATCGCCACCACCTACGATAGCAGCGATAACAACACCGACGCTAGCACTCAGATTGGGAAGGTGGGAAGCAGAAGCAGAGCAGCTAGCATGGCCTCCGACAAGCTTGACTGCAAGAGAAG GAAGAACGAGGATCCATATAGCGGAGCAAACAGCGTTACGGAAGATGGTGCAGAGGCTGATCCAATTACGCTGACCGCCATGGAGTGTGATATCCCTGGCGATGGCTTCCGCTGGAGAAAGTACGGACAGAAACTCGTGAAGGGAAATACTTATCCAAG AAGTTACTACAGATGCACCAGCACCAAATGCAATGTGCGCAAGTATGTGGAGAGGGCTTCGGATGATTCCGGTTATTATGTCACCACGTACGAGGGAAAGCACAATCATGAGATGCCAGAAAGAAAGATCAATTTCGGTGCTTCCGACCCCGATACCGAAGAAGGGTTTAACGGCTCCTCCGATCATAACTTTCAGTAG
- the LOC103981836 gene encoding chalcone--flavanone isomerase yields MSGGTGSPLPMLEVEGVVFPPVVTPPGSTKAHFLGGAGVRGLEIEGRFVAFTAIGVYLEDAAVQSLASKWKGKSADELDGAVEFFRDIFGGPFEKFTRVTLLKPLTGQQYAEKVSENCTAQWKAAGVYAEADGAALEQFKEAFRAETFPPGSSILFTHAPSDSLLIAFSKDGSMPEAGIAMIQNQPLSQGILESIIGEHGVSPGAKRSLALRFSELLKQHCEAEETKLVNPVAVIV; encoded by the exons ATGAGCGGTGGAACAGGGTCTCCGTTGCCCATGCTCGAGGTCGAAGGCGTCGTCTTCCCTCCGGTGGTCACGCCACCCGGTTCCACGAAGGCCCACTTCCTCGGTGGCGCAG GTGTTCGGGGCCTGGAGATCGAAGGCAGGTTCGTCGCCTTCACGGCCATCGGCGTCTACCTCGAGGATGCTGCGGTGCAGTCGCTTGCCAGCAAGTGGAAGGGGAAGAGTGCCGACGAGCTCGATGGCGCCGTCGAATTTTTCCGAGACATCTTCGGAG GTCCATTTGAGAAATTCACGAGAGTGACGCTGCTGAAGCCACTGACCGGGCAGCAGTACGCGGAGAAGGTGTCAGAGAACTGCACTGCACAGTGGAAGGCGGCCGGAGTCTACGCCGAAGCAGATGGCGCGGCCTTGGAGCAGTTCAAAGAGGCTTTCAGGGCCGAGACCTTCCCTCCCGGCTCCTCCATTCTCTTCACTCATGCCCCTTCTGACTCTCTCCTT ATCGCATTCTCCAAGGACGGGTCGATGCCGGAGGCAGGGATCGCCATGATACAGAACCAACCTCTCAGCCAGGGGATTTTGGAGTCCATCATCGGTGAGCATGGCGTCTCCCCTGGAGCGAAAAGGAGCCTGGCACTGCGGTTCTCGGAGCTCCTGAAGCAACACTGCGAGGCAGAAGAGACCAAGCTGGTGAATCCTGTAGCTGTTATCGTCTAA
- the LOC135609059 gene encoding LOB domain-containing protein 1-like has protein sequence MFSLVHDALTILFLLSMDASNTFCRSTSSPFPSTSPLPKPPIHPPVVHSPCAACKILRRRCSGGCVLAPYFPPTEPLEFTTAHRVFGASNIIKFLQELPEIQREDAASSLVYEANARARDPVYGSAGIIYQLQRQAEGLQSQLARVRAELAAMQAQHENLISILSVKPWPFPAGFEEHYSPYMYRGGFSSLDEYSQASMWEESLWA, from the exons ATGTTCTCACTGGTTCATGACGCTCTCACCATTCTCTTTCTCTTATCCATGGACGCGAGTAACACCTTCTGCCGTTCGACTTCCTCTCCTTTCCCTTCTACCTCCCCTCTGCCCAAACCGCCGATCCATCCTCCCGTCGTCCACAGCCCTTGTGCAGCTTGCAAGATCCTCcgccggcgatgctccggtggctgCGTGCTCGCGCCTTATTTTCCTCCCACCGAACCTCTCGAGTTCACCACCGCACATCGAGTGTTCGGCGCTAGCAACATCATCAAATTCTTGCAA GAGCTTCCGGAGATCCAGAGAGAAGATGCTGCGAGCAGCCTGGTGTACGAGGCCAACGCGCGCGCCAGGGATCCCGTGTACGGGAGCGCTGGAATCATCTACCAGCTCCAGAGACAAGCGGAGGGGCTGCAGTCCCAACTGGCACGGGTGCGGGCCGAGCTGGCGGCCATGCAGGCACAGCATGAAAACCTCATATCCATCCTCTCCGTGAAACCGTGGCCATTTCCCGCTGGCTTCGAGGAACACTACAGTCCTTACATGTATCGTGGTGGTTTTTCTTCCTTAGACGAGTACAGCCAGGCCTCCATGTGGGAGGAATCCCTGTGGGCATGA
- the LOC103981834 gene encoding WRKY transcription factor SUSIBA2 isoform X2 produces MSSPSSSFAIKPKAMKFDPTSNDRAAKAVSPADDVSESAASRLSEKLCMTTLQADSPLNILYKPTAKVVSRATAALLANLENPDAIRQKPTRNYQQPAVVVEQAKPDYVAGRRQSCSRSDLKNQQQPTGCGDRPSYDGYNWRKYGQKQVKGSESPRSYYKCTHPACPVKKKVERSLEGQIAEIVYNGEHNHPKPLPPRKLSSGSQGQAFVSEEAGREAGSNPSWGSSVSEVKVSATSVDEQNEPSLAGIPTYAGRVHFSHESFIATTYDSSDNNTDASTQIGKVGSRSRAASMASDKLDCKRRKNEDPYSGANSVTEDGAEADPITLTAMECDIPGDGFRWRKYGQKLVKGNTYPSYYRCTSTKCNVRKYVERASDDSGYYVTTYEGKHNHEMPERKINFGASDPDTEEGFNGSSDHNFQ; encoded by the exons ATGAGTTCTCCTTCATCTTCTTTTGCCATCAAACCGAAGGCTATGAAATTTGATCCAACATCGAACGATCGCGCAGCTAAAGCTGTCTCGCCCGCC GATGATGTATCAGAATCAGCCGCCTCTCGTTTATCGGAAAAGTTGTGCATGACGACTCTGCAAGCGGATTCTCCGCTAAACATCCTCTACAAACCTACCGCGAAGGTTGTGTCGAGGGCCACCGCTGCACTCTTGGCGAATCTG GAAAATCCCGATGCCATTCGTCAAAAGCCAACAAGAAACTATCAACAACCAGCTGTAGTTGTGGAGCAAGCAAAACCAGATTACGTCGCCGGCCGTCGACAGAGTTGTTCACGGTCTGATCTGAAAAATCAGCAGCAGCCAACGGGCTGCGGAGATCGACCTTCGTACGATGGATACAATTGGCGAAAGTACGGGCAAAAGCAAGTAAAAGGAAGCGAATCCCCGAGAAGTTACTACAAATGCACGCACCCTGCGTGCCCTGTGAAGAAGAAAgtggagagatcgttggaagggcAGATAGCCGAGATTGTCTACAACGGGGAACACAACCACCCCAAGCCTCTGCCTCCCAGGAAACTCTCCTCGGGCTCGCAAGGCCAGGCCTTCGTCTCCGAGGAGGCCGGACGAGAGGCTGGCAGTAATCCATCGTGGGGTAGTTCCGTGTCAGAGGTGAAGGTCTCTGCTACGAGCGTGGATGAGCAAAACGAACCCAGCTTGGCTGGGATTCCCACCTATGCCGGGCGGGTGCACTTCTCCCACGAGTCTTTTATCGCCACCACCTACGATAGCAGCGATAACAACACCGACGCTAGCACTCAGATTGGGAAGGTGGGAAGCAGAAGCAGAGCAGCTAGCATGGCCTCCGACAAGCTTGACTGCAAGAGAAG GAAGAACGAGGATCCATATAGCGGAGCAAACAGCGTTACGGAAGATGGTGCAGAGGCTGATCCAATTACGCTGACCGCCATGGAGTGTGATATCCCTGGCGATGGCTTCCGCTGGAGAAAGTACGGACAGAAACTCGTGAAGGGAAATACTTATCCAAG TTACTACAGATGCACCAGCACCAAATGCAATGTGCGCAAGTATGTGGAGAGGGCTTCGGATGATTCCGGTTATTATGTCACCACGTACGAGGGAAAGCACAATCATGAGATGCCAGAAAGAAAGATCAATTTCGGTGCTTCCGACCCCGATACCGAAGAAGGGTTTAACGGCTCCTCCGATCATAACTTTCAGTAG
- the LOC135609060 gene encoding uncharacterized protein LOC135609060, whose product MFHSSSSSSSASFVDLDLLPQSCCPAASHASDAATTRGHFDGNSPTHPPLLSPSPPYSSSAPSNYCLSRSSSSRSLPLHHHHGFVHFHPLPFFSSLQNHHRQQQPPLTLLTSSSPPPTSRNFIDSDAGPVRHVLSTGNIQGMGGVLASGEKYNQEGREIVGRVGRYSGQERKERIERYRSKRNQRNFHKKITYACRKTFADSRPRVKGRFARNGDREAETEPEASQSSYVGNDSCEQAQGCSGVGDDSDWSREMQAELAADEEAKFFTDEDLWAVFSVNLLE is encoded by the exons ATGTttcattcctcctcctcctcctcctctgcctccttCGTGGACCTCGACCTTTTGCCTCAGAGCTGCTGCCCCGCCGCGTCGCATGCCAGCGACGCCGCCACCACCCGTGGCCACTTCGACGGGAATTCCCCCACCcaccctcctctcctctccccaTCTCCTCCCTACTCCTCCTCCGCCCCGTCTAATTACTGTCTCTCCAGAAGTAGCAGCTCTCGCTCGCTtcctctccaccaccaccacggcTTCGTTCACTTCCACCCGCTGCCCTTCTTCTCCTCTCTCCAGAATCACCACCGGCAGCAGCAGCCACCTTTGACGCTGCTCACCTCGTCGTCCCCGCCCCCCACCTCACGCAACTTCATCGACTCGGATGCAGGTCCAGTGAGGCACGTCTTGAGCACCGGGAACATCCAG GGGATGGGCGGTGTCCTGGCTTCAGGGGAGAAGTACAACCAGGAAGGACGCGAAATTGTCGGGAGAGTGGGGCGGTACAGCGGCCAGGAGAGGAAGGAGAGGATCGAAAGGTACCGGAGCAAGCGAAACCAGAGGAATTTCCACAAGAAGATCACC TACGCATGCAGGAAGACGTTTGCCGACAGCCGGCCGCGAGTCAAGGGTAGGTTCGCGAGGAACGGCGATCGGGAAGCGGAGACGGAACCAGAGGCCTCGCAGAGCAGCTATGTGGGCAATGACAGTTGCGAGCAGGCCCAGGGCTGCAGCGGAGTGGGCGATGACAGTGACTGGTCGAGGGAAATGCAAGCGGAGCTGGCGGCGGACGAGGAGGCCAAGTTCTTCACTGACGAGGACCTGTGGGCCGTCTTTTCGGTGAATCTTCTCGAGTGA